The following coding sequences lie in one Pseudarthrobacter phenanthrenivorans Sphe3 genomic window:
- a CDS encoding class I SAM-dependent methyltransferase, whose translation MTTSTGNAGRLAKALAVVLGTEELPLRLRAWDGSEAGPEGAPVLEFRSRRALRRILWSPGQLGLSRAYVAGDIDSPGDIFAAFTALSSAGKFAEPGPFRPLTAGEIWILLRTAVRLGALGPNPAPPPEEARVVRKGRLHSRRRDSAAISHHYDVGNDFYALVLGPSMVYSCAVWPEGSDARMSDGGQLTAGLDAAQEAKLDLVCRKLGLKPGMRVLDVGCGWGSFALHAAGKYGASVVGVTLSTEQAILARKRAADAGLTERVDIRVQDYRDVRDGPFDAISSIGMSEHVGREQTPGYAAALFSLLRPGGRLLNHAISWNAGPTDPDPDSFIPRYVFPDGEMISLGEMATALEGAGFEILDVEALRRHYALTLRAWVNRLEANWDDAVKLAGLGRARVWRLYMASSALGFENGLTGVNQVLVQRPGGGEPPLRRTEWL comes from the coding sequence ATGACCACAAGCACTGGAAATGCAGGAAGGCTGGCCAAAGCCCTGGCGGTTGTACTGGGCACGGAAGAACTGCCGCTGCGCCTGCGCGCATGGGACGGCTCGGAGGCGGGGCCGGAAGGGGCTCCCGTTTTGGAGTTCCGGTCCCGCCGGGCATTGCGGAGGATCCTGTGGTCCCCCGGCCAACTTGGACTCAGCAGGGCCTATGTGGCCGGCGACATTGACTCCCCCGGGGATATCTTCGCAGCGTTCACGGCCCTCAGCTCGGCAGGGAAGTTCGCGGAGCCCGGCCCGTTCCGGCCGCTCACGGCGGGCGAGATCTGGATCCTGCTGCGCACCGCTGTCCGGTTGGGAGCCCTGGGTCCAAACCCTGCCCCTCCCCCGGAAGAGGCCAGGGTGGTGCGGAAGGGGCGGCTGCATTCGCGCCGCCGTGACTCGGCAGCCATCTCCCACCACTACGACGTGGGCAACGATTTTTATGCCCTGGTCCTGGGGCCGTCCATGGTGTATTCGTGTGCGGTATGGCCGGAAGGATCGGACGCCCGGATGAGCGACGGGGGGCAGCTTACCGCCGGACTGGACGCCGCGCAGGAAGCCAAGCTTGACCTCGTCTGCCGCAAGCTGGGACTGAAACCGGGGATGCGCGTCCTTGATGTGGGCTGCGGATGGGGAAGTTTTGCCCTGCACGCCGCCGGAAAGTACGGGGCCAGCGTTGTAGGCGTTACCCTCTCCACTGAGCAGGCCATCCTTGCGCGAAAGCGCGCTGCGGATGCAGGCCTGACGGAACGTGTGGACATCCGGGTGCAGGATTACCGGGATGTCCGGGACGGTCCTTTCGATGCCATCAGCTCAATCGGGATGTCCGAGCATGTGGGGCGGGAACAGACACCGGGATACGCGGCCGCCCTGTTCAGCCTCCTCCGGCCTGGCGGGCGGCTGCTGAACCATGCCATTTCCTGGAATGCAGGCCCGACCGATCCCGACCCGGATTCCTTCATTCCCCGCTACGTTTTTCCCGACGGCGAGATGATCAGCCTGGGCGAGATGGCCACCGCACTCGAGGGCGCCGGGTTCGAGATCCTGGACGTTGAGGCGTTGCGCCGCCACTATGCGTTGACCTTGCGGGCCTGGGTGAACCGGCTTGAAGCGAACTGGGACGATGCGGTGAAGCTTGCCGGTCTGGGGCGCGCTCGGGTCTGGCGGCTGTACATGGCATCCAGTGCCCTGGGTTTTGAGAACGGGCTGACGGGCGTCAACCAGGTCCTGGTCCAGAGGCCCGGCGGCGGGGAACCGCCGCTGCGGCGGACGGAATGGCTTTAG